A stretch of the Perca flavescens isolate YP-PL-M2 chromosome 10, PFLA_1.0, whole genome shotgun sequence genome encodes the following:
- the LOC114562571 gene encoding protocadherin beta-16-like has product MACGITPYSRCVKWRFGCGQNWKLLFFLIYLNHMVSGHIRYSVPEEMKKGSLIGNVAQDLGLDLKRLRSGRARIVTGESIQYTELKTDKGILVVKERIDREQLCGDATPCSFSFEVILENPMELHQITVEITDINDHSPTFKRNSINFEISEIANTGARFPLTSAEDPDVGVNGLREYFLTENENFVVKQNSNADGKKYAEMVLQKPLDRETNPNLSLKLIAVDGGTPQRSGTVNIDITVLDANDNAPVFNQSVYKATVMENSPRDTYVTTVNASDADFGSNSIVTYYFSDLNSVIGNVFMIDKTTGIILIIGSVDYEKDKKYELRIDAKDQGGLTDSSKVIIEVIDVNDNAPTISVMSFTSPVSEDSPSGTTIGIINVKDLDSGDNGQVSCRIEKNVPFKIKSNLRNYYTLVTDTALDRETVSEYNITVVATDAGMPPLSTKRSFHLKVSDVNDNAPVFSQGVYNAFIAENNSPGVSVLTVSAKDPDENQNACISYILEGINIGGSPVSEYVSINAETGVIHAVRSLDYEQIKQLVFVIKAQDGGSPPLSSNVTVKILIQDQNDNPPQVLYPVQSGGSLVAEMVPRSADVGYLVTKVVAVDVDSGQNAWLSYKLQKATDRALFEVGLQNGEIRTIRQVTDKDAVKQRLTVIVEDNGQPSRSATVIVNVAVADSFPEVLSEFTDFTHDKEYNENLTFYLVLALAVVSFLFITCLVVIISVKIYRWRQSRILYHSNLPVIPYYPPRYSDTLGTGTLQHVYNYEVCRTTDSRKSDCKFGRAGSQNVLIMDPSSTGTMQRIQSEKSILDEPDSPLEVSQSF; this is encoded by the coding sequence atgGCATGTGGAATAACACCCTACTCCCGGTGCGTAAAATGGCGCTTTGGCTGCGGACAGAATTGGAAGCTTCTGTTCTTTCTTATTTATCTTAACCACATGGTCAGCGGACATATCCGTTATTCAGTCCCAGAGGAGATGAAGAAAGGCTCCCTAATCGGTAATGTAGCACAGGACCTTGGTTTGGATCTGAAAAGGCTTCGTTCTGGTCGGGCCCGCATCGTGACCGGAGAAAGCATCCAGTATACTGAGCTGAAGACAGACAAAGGGATTTTAGTCGTGAAGGAGAGAATAGACCGGGAGCAGCTTTGCGGAGACGCGACGCCGTGTAGTTTCAGCTTCGAGGTGATTCTAGAAAACCCAATGGAGTTACATCAAATTACAGTTGAAATAACAGACATAAATGATCATTCCCCCACGTTCAAAAGAAATAGCATCAATTTTGAAATCAGCGAAATAGCTAATACTGGCGCTCGATTTCCATTGACAAGTGCAGAAGACCCAGATGTGGGTGTCAATGGACTCAGAGAATATTTTTTGACCGAGAATGAGAATTTTGTTGTGAAACAAAACTCGAATGCAGATGGAAAGAAATATGCAGAGATGGTGCTTCAGAAGCCATTAGACAGAGAGACGAATCCTAATCTATCTCTAAAGCTCATAGCTGTAGACGGTGGGACTCCGCAGAGATCTGGTACAGTAAATATAGATATCACTGTTCTTGATGCCAATGATAATGCACCTGTTTTTAATCAGTCGGTGTACAAAGCTACAGTAATGGAGAACTCTCCCAGAGATACTTACGTTACCACTGTTAATGCTAGTGACGCAGATTTCGGGTCAAATAGTATTGTAACATATTATTTTTCAGATCTCAATAGTGTTATCGGGAATGTATTTATGATTGATAAAACAACTGGCATTATTTTGATAATAGGTTCTGTTGAttatgaaaaagacaaaaagtacGAACTGAGAATCGATGCAAAAGATCAGGGGGGTTTGACAGATTCAAGTAAAGTCATAATTGAAGTAATTGATGTAAATGACAACGCCCCTACCATAAGCGTCATGTCATTCACTAGTCCTGTGTCCGAAGATTCCCCTTCTGGTACAACCATTGGCATCATAAATGTAAAAGACTTGGATTCTGGTGATAACGGTCAAGTAAGCTGTAGGATTGAAAAAAATGTACCTTTCAAGATTAAATCTAATTTAAGAAATTACTATACTTTGGTAACAGATACGGCATTAGATCGTGAAACTGTTTCAGAATATAACATCACTGTTGTTGCGACAGATGCAGGAATGCCTCCTCTCTCAACTAAAAGAAGCTTTCATTTAAAGGTCTCTGATGTAAACGATAATGCTCCAGTGTTTTCACAAGGTGTTTACAATGCGTTTATTGCAGAGAATAACTCTCCAGGCGTTTCTGTTCTCACCGTTAGTGCTAAAGATCCTGATGAAAACCAAAACGCCTGTATATCTTATATTCTGGAAGGTATTAATATCGGCGGATCTCCAGTTTCTGAATATGTTTCTATAAATGCAGAAACCGGAGTGATACACGCAGTGCGCTCACTTGATTATGAGCAAATCAAACAGCTGGTTTTCGTCATCAAAGCGCAGGATGGAGGCTCTCCTCCACTTAGTAGCAAtgtgactgtgaaaatactgatCCAGGACCAGAACGACAACCCTCCTCAGGTTCTGTACCCAGTCCAGAGTGGTGGCTCTCTGGTGGCTGAAATGGTTCCTCGTTCAGCAGATGTGGGCTATCTGGTCACTAAAGTGGTGGCTGTTGATGTGGACTCTGGACAGAATGCCTGGCTCTCCTATAAACTACAGAAAGCCACAGACAGGGCGCTGTTTGAAGTGGGCTTACAGAATGGAGAAATAAGAACTATCCGCCAAGTCACTGATAAAGATGCTGTGAAACAAAGACTGACTGTTATAGTGGAGGACAACGGGCAGCCCTCTCGTTCAGCTACAGTCATTGTTAACGTGGCGGTGGCGGACAGCTTCCCTGAAGTGCTGTCTGAGTTCACTGACTTTACACACGACAAGGAGTACAATGAAAACCTGACTTTTTACTTAGTGTTGGCTTTGGCTGTagtttccttcctcttcatcacgtGTTTAGTGGTTATTATatcagtgaaaatctacagATGGAGACAGTCTCGCATCCTGTATCACTCCAATCTCCCTGTGATTCCATATTATCCACCACGTTACTCAGACACTTTGGGAACAGGGACTCTCCAACACGTGTACAATTACGAGGTGTGCAGGACGACTGACTCCAGAAAGAGTGACTGTAAGTTCGGCAGAGCTGGTAGTCAGAACGTGCTGATAATGGACCCCAGTTCTACAGGGACGATGCAGCGGATACAGAGTGAAAAGAGCATCCTGGATGAACCAGACTCTCCTCTAGAGGTGAGTCAATCATTTTAG
- the LOC114562570 gene encoding protocadherin gamma-A2-like: protein MATVLLFLKACLIMDQRIHLKWWLHFLLFCLLFGVSFGEVRYILPEEMQRGSVIGNVARDLGLKVTELDARRTRVVAEGTSQLCELDTASGNLLISQRIDREELCAQASVCILQYQLLFEDPLQVYSLVLDIADINDNSPVFAAGKIQLDVVESTVLGRRFPLESAHDPDLGTNSVREYKLSPNDHFALEMSTQINSNAYPELVLKKSLDREAQAEHILKINGIDGGNPVRSGTASIHIRVLDANDNVPVFSQRVYKASVPENSAIGTGIAMLNATDSDEGVYGEITYSFSHLSDKMGGIFEINPLSGEVRVAGAIDYEDASMHELDVQAKDGGGQASHCKLIIDVIDVNDNKPMMEIKSASANVAEDSKPGTMVALINIYDLDTGNSGRVTCTIPDNVPFKFVSEVKNYYMLVTDGVLDRELEPEYNITITATDAGSPSLSSVKVLTIVVNDINDNPPSFTQSEYNSNILENQPVGSFVMKVKAEDIDDGTNAKILYQISKDTQSEVSSFLTINSDTGELFTSRLFDYEQSVYFQIKVTARDGGDPPLSTTCTVNAFIKDQNDNAPVVLYPVQTTGFIAEDMVPVEAPRGYLVTKVVAVDADSGHNAWLSYRIIKATRPNLFMVGLHTGEIRTVRAFMEDDEPKQTVVVLVTDNGPESLSATATVSVVIGDGLPVLNELFEFADESQDSDNLTLYLIIALIAVSSLFILLISGVFYVKLCRRSYVYRSTTALPVFPTTYCPTSFADVSRSGTLLKDDRYDSFLTTGSWRGDFRFGSSTDTDTLKQRSAAYQKNTLRRTSTDRAGLKVRAGAPHPCYVVK from the coding sequence ATGGCGACAGTGCTTCTGTTTTTGAAAGCATGTTTAATAATGGACCAGCGAATACACTTAAAATGGTGGCtgcattttttattgttttgcctCCTTTTTGGTGTTTCGTTTGGAGAAGTCCGTTACATCCTTCCAGAGGAGATGCAGCGGGGCTCGGTTATCGGGAATGTAGCGCGGGATCTGGGGCTGAAAGTGACGGAGCTTGATGCTCGTAGAACCCGTGTTGTAGCCGAAGGAACTAGCCAGCTGTGTGAACTGGACACTGCATCAGGCAATCTTTTGATCAGCCAACGGATAGATCGAGAGGAGCTCTGCGCGCAAGCCAGTGTCTGCATCCTACAGTACCAGCTTTTATTTGAAGATCCTCTTCAAGTATACAGCTTAGTTTTGGATATTGCTGATATAAATGACAACAGCCCAGTTTTCGCTGCAGGGAAGATACAACTAGATGTAGTCGAATCCACAGTTCTAGGGAGGCGCTTTCCGTTGGAGAGTGCGCATGACCCCGATCTGGGAACCAACTCAGTCCGTGAATATAAACTGAGCCCGAACGATCATTTTGCACTGGAAATGAGTACCCAAATAAATAGCAATGCTTATCCGGAACTAGTTCTTAAAAAGTCCTTGGACCGGGAGGCACAAGCTGAACATATACTGAAAATCAATGGAATCGACGGGGGAAATCCGGTCAGATCAGGAACTGCTTCTATCCATATCCGTGTTTTGGACGCCAATGACAATGTCCCAGTTTTTAGCCAACGAGTTTACAAAGCCTCTGTGCCAGAGAACTCTGCCATAGGGACTGGCATAGCCATGCTGAATGCCACGGACTCAGATGAAGGTGTTTATGGAGAGATAACCTACTCATTCAGTCACCTGTCAGACAAGATGGGAGGAATTTTTGAAATTAACCCTTTGAGTGGAGAAGTTCGGGTGGCAGGTGCTATTGACTATGAAGATGCTAGTATGCACGAGCTGGATGTTCAGGCTAAAGATGGGGGTGGTCAGGCGTCTCACTGTAAACTTATAATTGACGTCATTGACGTAAATGACAATAAACCCATGATGGAAATAAAGTCAGCCTCTGCTAACGTGGCTGAAGACTCTAAACCAGGAACTATGGTTGCTCTGATTAATATTTATGACCTGGACACTGGAAACAGTGGGCGCGTCACGTGTACAATCCCAGACAATGTTCCttttaaatttgtatcagaGGTAAAAAACTATTACATGTTAGTGACTGACGGAGTACTAGACAGAGAACTTGAACCCGAGTATAACATCACAATCACTGCCACTGATGCGGGCTCCCCCTCGCTTTCTAGTGTAAAAGTTTTAACAATCGTGGTCAATGATATAAATGATAATCCACCGAGTTTTACGCAGAGCGAGTACAATTCCAACATCTTAGAAAACCAACCCGTTGGCTCGTTTGTGATGAAAGTAAAAGCAGAGGACATTGACGACGGAACTAATGCTAAAATACTATACCAAATATCAAAGGACACACAGTCAGAAGTGTCCTCCTTCCTCACCATCAACTCAGACACAGGGGAGCTCTTCACATCACGCCTATTTGATTACGAACAGTCCGTTTACTTTCAAATTAAGGTGACAGCTCGAGATGGAGGCGACCCTCCACTCTCCACCACCTGCACTGTAAACGCTTTTATTAAGGACCAAAATGATAATGCACCTGTTGTCTTATATCCCGTCCAAACCACGGGGTTTATTGCTGAGGATATGGTGCCAGTTGAAGCGCCTAGAGGTTACCTGGTTACTAAGGTGGTAGCTGTGGACGCCGACTCTGGCCATAACGCCTGGCTGTCTTACAGAATAATCAAAGCAACGCGGCCTAACCTGTTTATGGTCGGTCTGCATACAGGAGAAATCAGAACGGTGCGTGCGTTCATGGAGGACGACGAAccgaaacaaactgttgttgttttagtAACCGATAACGGGCCCGAATCTCTCTCCGCCACCGCTACAGTCAGCGTAGTCATTGGGGACGGGTTGCCTGTTTTAAACGAACTCTTTGAGTTTGCAGATGAGTCACAGGACAGCGATAACTTAACGCTCTATTTGATTATCGCTCTGATAGCGGTTTCCTCTCTTTTCATCCTTTTAATCAGTGGAGTGTTTTATGTTAAGCTCTGCAGGCGTAGTTATGTATACCGTTCAACGACTGCTCTCCCCGTTTTCCCCACGACTTACTGCCCCACTAGTTTTGCAGACGTAAGCCGTAGTGGGACCCTGCTGAAAGATGACCGGTATGATTCATTCTTGACCACAGGGTCGTGGAGAGGCGATTTTCGTTTCGGTTCAAGTacagacactgacacactgAAGCAAAGAAGTGCAGCCTATCAAAAAAATACGCTAAGGCGCACGAGTACAGACAGAGCTGGTCTGAAGGTGAGGGCAGGTGCACCGCATCCTTGTTATGTGGTCAAATGA
- the LOC114562583 gene encoding protocadherin beta-16-like, with product MGYNRFALLYGLAFIFLVLHPVYGEMSYSIPEEMKRGSVIGNIAKDLGLDLGRLSARKARIDTEDNNVQYCSVNLNTGDLVVQERIDREGLCAKKASCVLKQELVLENPLELHRISVRVQDINDNSPQFKEESLRIEIRESADKGAHFLLGEAHDGDIGENAVQGYSLQQNDHFKLNVNTKSGGRKYGELVLDKDLDREDKKEILLLLTAFDGGSPQRSGTVVIHVTVLDANDNVPVFSQTVYEASLPENSPLDTLVITVSANDADEGLNSEIIYGFDHVSDENSNVFSLHPKSGEVRVAEAIDYEKVSSYEMQISAKDGLGLVSYATLIIEITDVNDNAPVIYLKSLTNTIPENVSPGTEVGIINVQDRDSENNRQVRCSIQQNVPFKLVPSIKNYYSLVTTGQLDRELVSDYNITITATDEGSPPLSSSKTVQLSVADINDNPPVFEEQSYSAYVTENNKPGSTLCSVTARDPDWRQNGTVIYSLLPGEVNGVPVSSYLSVNGDMGVIHAVRSFDYEQFRSFKVHVMARDNGSPPLSSNVTVSVFISDVNDNSPQILYPSPEGNSFMTELVPKAAHGGSLVSKVIAVDADSGQNAWLSYHIVKSTDPGLFTIGLHSGEIRTQRDISESDSMKQNLIVAVKDNGQPSLSATCSMYLLISDNLAEVPELKDISYDEKNSKLTSYLIIALVSVSTFFLTFIIIILGVRFCRGRKPRLLFDGAVAIPSAYLPPNYADVDGTGTLRSAYNYDAYLTTGSRTSDFKFVTSYNDNTLPADQTLRKNPSDFADAFGELECLEV from the coding sequence ACACCGGAGACTTGGTTGTACAAGAAAGGATTGACAGAGAAGGGCTTTGTGCGAAAAAAGCATCGTGTGTACTAAAACAGGAACTCGTTCTAGAGAATCCATTAGAGCTGCACCGTATTAGTGTCCGCGTTCAAGATATCAACGACAATTCACCGCAGTTTAAAGAGGAGTCACTTAGGATTGAAATTCGGGAATCAGCGGACAAAGGTGCACATTTTCTTCTCGGAGAAGCACACGATGGAGACATCGGAGAAAATGCTGTTCAAGGCTACTCACTTCAGCAGAATGATCATTTCAAActaaatgtaaatacaaaatCTGGTGGCAGAAAATATGGTGAATTAGTCTTAGACAAAGATTTAGACAGAGAGGACAAAAAAGAGATTTTGTTATTGCTTACGGCATTCGATGGTGGCTCTCCTCAGAGATCAGGTACTGTAGTCATACATGTCACTGTACTGGATGCTAATGATAATGTGCCAGTATTCAGCCAGACCGTTTATGAAGCCAGTCTgcctgaaaactctcctctggATACATTGGTGATTACAGTGAGTGCAAATGATGCAGACGAAGGTTTAAATAGCGAAATTATTTATGGATTTGACCATGTTTCTGATGAAAATAGCAACGTATTTTCTTTACACCCTAAATCGGGAGAGGTGAGAGTAGCTGAAGCTATTGATTATGAGAAAGTGTCATCATATGAAATGCAGATAAGTGCAAAAGATGGACTGGGATTAGTTTCATACGCAACGTTAATTATTGAAATTACTGATGTAAATGATAACGCCCCAGTTATATATCTGAAATCACTGACTAACACCATACCCGAGAACGTGTCACCTGGTACAGAGGTGGGCATCATTAACGTGCAGGATAGAGACTCTGAGAATAACAGACAGGTCCGCTGCTCCATTCAGCAAAACGTCCCCTTTAAGTTGGTTCCTTCTATTAAAAACTATTATTCTCTGGTGACCACAGGACAACTGGACCGTGAACTAGTGTCTGATTACAACATTACAATCACTGCCACTGATGAGGGCTCTCCACCTCTGTCCTCCTCTAAAACTGTTCAGTTATCTGTAGCAGACATCAACGACAACCCACCTGTGTTTGAGGAACAGTCGTACAGCGCATATGTGACTGAAAATAACAAACCTGGCTCCACTTTATGTTCCGTTACTGCTCGAGACCCCGACTGGAGACAAAACGGTACAGTGATTTATTCTCTGTTACCCGGCGAGGTGAACGGTGTCCCGGTGTCCTCCTATCTATCTGTTAACGGAGACATGGGGGTGATCCACGCTGTGAGGTCGTTTGATTATGAACAGTTCAGGAGTTTTAAAGTCCACGTGATGGCCAGAGACAACGGTTCTCCTCCGCTCAGCAGCAACGTGACCGTCAGTGTCTTCATATCGGATGTGAATGACAACTCTCCTCAGATACTGTACCCCTCCCCGGAGGGCAACTCCTTCATGACCGAGCTGGTCCCCAAAGCTGCACACGGAGGCTCTCTGGTGTCCAAAGTGATAGCGGTGGACGCGGACTCCGGACAGAACGCTTGGCTGTCTTATCATATAGTCAAATCCACTGATCCGGGACTTTTCACTATTGGTCTCCACAGCGGAGAGATCAGGACACAGCGGGACATTTCTGAGTCTGACAGCATGAAACAGAACCTTATTGTAGCAGTGAAAGATAACGGacagccctctctctctgccacctGTTCCATGTATTTACTTATTTCTGATAACTTGGCTGAGGTGCCGGAACTGAAGGATATTTCTTATGATGAGAAGAACTCCAAGCTGACCTCTTATCTGATCATCGCGCTGGTGTCTGTGTCCACCTTTTTTCTGACCTTCATTATCATCATCCTGGGTGTGAGGTTTTGTCGCGGGAGAAAGCCCAGACTGTTGTTTGATGGAGCAGTTGCCATCCCCAGCGCTTATCTCCCTCCTAATTACGCAGATGTTGACGGCACAGGAACTTTACGCAGCGCTTACAATTATGACGCCTACCTGACAACAGGTTCTAGAACCAGTGACTTTAAGTTTGTGACGTCTTACAATGACAACACACTGCCTGCTGACCAGACTCTGAGGAAAAATCCTTCTGACTTTGCTGATGCGTTTGGGGAATTGGAGTGTTTAGAGGTATGA